In the Triticum aestivum cultivar Chinese Spring chromosome 2B, IWGSC CS RefSeq v2.1, whole genome shotgun sequence genome, ccctttatgttcggcatttagtttgccggcctgcttgaagacccagcactctctatgggtgtggttcgcaggcttttccgggctgccatgaatttggcatagtctgtccaggactctgttcagaccggacggtccctctttactgcctttaaatggcttcttttgctgagagcccctgaatccgacattgaccgttgtgttatccgggcgCCCTTccttgctttggcgtttgtgtttattacgccgtggcttccgttgccatcccttatttcggacgtgctggggtcgttggtgcctttacgggctagccagctatcttcacccgcgcagaagcgggtcataaggcttgttaaggctgccattgtcctgggcttttcttggccgaggtgtctggcgagccatttgtcgcggatgctgtgtttgaatgccgctcaggcttcggcatccggacaatcgacaatttgattcttcttagtgaggaatctgttaaaaagcttgcgggcggactctctgggctgttggattatgtgacttagatcgtctgcattcggaggccggacataagtcccttgaaaattggccctgaaagcgtcttctagttcctcccaactcccgattgagttttcggggaggcttttcaaccagtgtcgagctggtcccttcagcttgaggggaaggtatttgatggtgtggagatcatccccacgagccatgtgaatatgcaagataaaatcctcgatccagacccctgggtctatcattccgtcatatgcctctatgttcacaggtttgaaaccttgtgggaattcatggtccagtacttcttcggtgaagcacagggggtgagcggcccctctgtatctggacgcgccgtggcatgtagtcggctgttgttgtgtccggagtttattccgaactggtatttggcttgtattagcgtttgggtgaccatagtccctcaccggggtgtgtcctttaggtccgtagatggacctggatGCACCGGTCTTCTTATCCAGCTTCTCACATAGATCGTGCGCGGTGTTAGTAGCCGCTCTGCTGTGGTTGTGACGCGGTATGTCTGATCTCCTAgttgtattattctttggtggaacggcctcgtcgtcgaattctggtagtagcttgcgctttggatagcttttagtatggcgatcgtcgccatatctttcttcagtgtctagcactttattccatctgtgaCTGAGCTTTTCCTGTGCAGCCTTAAGCCAttgtttctgcttctttagacttcttgctgtggccaaaagcttttggtggaggttATATCATTCCACTCGTTcatccgggatgatgaatgcatcgtcgtccggactatgTTCCTGTTCTGGGGTGGTTTCATtagctcgtccctccggatcattgtgatcggatatttgctccgaacttggtttggcgtgacctggctcgtcctgccccatcgctgggtccgtgtggtcaTTACTGCCTTCTGGTATGTCagcccttcttgcgctcttgtcatAGTTTTTACTATTGCTGGACTTTGAACGGCGTCTACGCCactgttttggcttttgtccgggtgtTTTATCATCCGGATTATCGATGTCGTCCTTCTTgggcatatccaccatgtatatatcgtgtgacaaggtagtaatCCCGCGCGCTAGAGATTCTggatcttctcctgcatcgtcgtccataccgtcgatgtcttcggagtcgaagtcaagaacgtcggttaaatcatcgatcgtggcaatcaagtgggtggtgggtgggcagcgaattccttcgtcgcctgcttcccactcaagccggacatagttcggcccagagtcttctgacagagagagagagagagactttaatgagttcagcatgtcgccaaagggcgagtgttgaaagatgtccgcagcggtaaactccattaccggagcccaacctggctcggctggctcgagggtgtgcggaccagAACCAACGATCGGACACGAGTCCAGGGGTTCGGGGTTACAggtctccacagaggtgagacctgtgttcggctccgaCGCTGATGAGTATGTGGCCTGCGAGGCGGGgtctacccctccgtccttgggcaacacaacttgttccagatttagatccggggctattgcCGGGATAATGTTCCGAGCATTGTTCGACAGCAGGTCTAAGTCGTGCCCGTCGTGACTGTCTAGCGCTCCCGGCACTtggccgaatccgtcgaagatcaagtctccgcgaatatccgccgtgtagttcaagttttcgaacctgatctggtggccaggggcatagctgttgatctgctccagatggccaagcaaattggcccgcagtgcgaagccgccaaacacaaagatctgtcctgggaggaaaatctcaccctggaccgtgttgttgacgattgaagacgccatcaagccttgaagcgacgacatagaggaactctcaatgaaagcaccaatgtcggtgtcaaaaccggcggatctcgggtgggggtcccaatctatgcgtcttaggctgatggtaataggaagcaagggacacaatgtttacccaggttcgggccctcttgatggaggtaaaaccctaattcctgcttgattaatattgaagatatgagtagtacaagagtagatctaccacgagatcgtagaggctaaaccctaagagctagcctatgatggtatgattgtaattgtgatcggccttctaaagaccatcctctctggtttatatagacaccggagagggctagggtttacatggagtcggttacaaggaaggaaatataatatacggatcgccaagattgtcttccacgcaaaggagagtcccatccggacacgggccgaagtcttgagtcttgtatcttcacgctttgatagtccggacgatgtatgtagtccggctatccggataccccctaatccaggactccctcaggtcacttgcaaactcatcccagtactttctctcgatttttctccactgcaacccatcagcgggtgctctcaactttccgtctttcttacggtcctcactgtgccattgcatcaacttggcatgctctccatttctgaacagacgtttcaaccatggtattataggagcataccacatcaccttcgcaggaaccctcttcctggggggctcgccgtcaacatcaccagggtcatctcgtatgatcttataccgtaatgcaccgcataccgggcatgcgttcagatccttgtacgcaccgcggtagaggatgcagtcattaaggcatgcatgtatcttccgcacctccaatcctagagggcatatgaccttctttgctgcgtatgtattgtcgggcaattcgttatcctttggaagcttcttcttcaatattttcagtagcttctcaaatcctttgccaggcacaacattctctgccttccactgcagcaattccagtacggtaccgagctttgtgttgccatcttcgcaattggggtacaacccttttttctgatcctctaacatgcgatcgaacttcaacttctccttttgactttcgcattgcgtccttgcatcaacaatgacccggcggagatcatcatcatcgggcacatcgtctggttcctcttgatcttcagcagcttcgcccgttgcagcagcATCGTGCAcgtcatctggttcctcttgatgttcagtagcatcaccgtattcagggggcacacagttgtcatcgtactcttcttcttcgccgtcttccatcataacccctatttctccgtgccccgtccaaacattatagtgtggcatgaaacccttgtaaagcaggtgggtgtgaaggattttccggtcagagtaagacttcgtattcctacatatagggcatggacaacacataaaaccattctgcttgtttgcctcagccacttcgagaaaatcatgcacacccttaatgtactcggaggtgtgtctgtcaccgtacatccattatcggttcatctgcgtgcattctATATAagtaagtgtgtcaaaaatcattacagaacatcatgaatagataattaagtgaccaaattaatagaagttcatcatcacattaaaaccagagtacatacatagttctcatctaacaacataaagctctgcagagcatctaaattaattaaaccatacattgaaactatgtaaaacatttcaatgcggaaacaaatgtgatcataatcgcaaccaaggtaacaattgatccaacgacataatgataccaagcctcggtatgaatgacatattttctaatctttctaatcttcaagcgcattgcatccatcttgatcttgtgatcatcgacgacatccgcaacatgcaactccaatatcatcttctcctccttaatttttcttattttttcctttaagaaattgttttcttcttaaactaaatttaacctctcgacaatagggttggttagaatttccggtcaacaacctcctagaaatAAAATCTATgccacgttggtcggcataattatcataaacaataaatgaatcaatagttatgaaaagataatatataccgcatctgaatcatagacaggacgagggccgacgggggcggataccaaaaccatcgcactatataagatgcaataataaaagtaagaaaataatacaagtatctatctaaacatacaagtaagaatatttttcctttcagaaagaagataagaacaagaggctcaccacggtggtgccggcgatgagatcggcgcgagtgatcgacggcggtgaagacggggacggggcgtgacggaccactaaacctagacaaatattgaggaaaatggagcttggaggtcgagcttggagaggagaaagcttaagtagtgtggctcgggcattccatcgaacaccttgtgtgcataggaggtgagctagagcaccaccaagccctcttcccctcggcggccagaaaaaacagagcagtgtgctctgctcttacgcgagggggtatatataggcacctcattggtcccggttggtggcatgaaccaggactaaaggatagcctttggtcccggttcaagccaccaaccgggaccaatggtggtggaccaggagcgaggcacattggtcccggttcgtcccaccaaccgggaccaaaaggtccaaacgaaccgggaccaatggcccacgtggcccggccggcccccggggctcacgaaccgggtccaatgcccccatgagtcccagttctggactgaaccgggactaatgggctgacccggtctGGACctttgcccctttttctactagtgttagtttCTCCATGCACGTACCACAACCCATTGGACAACAGCCAAAAGAATTTTGAGGTACATAAAGAATACACTAACCACAGGTCTCACGTTTAAACAATCATCCTCCACACTCGTTAGTGCTTTCTCAGATACAGACAGGGCTGGTTGGTTGGATGACAGAAGGTCAACAGGTGGTTTTGCTATCTTTTATGGTCCTAACTTAATTTCATGGTGTGAAACAAGCCACCGTTTCCAGGTCAAGTACAGAAGCAGAGTATAAAGCATTAGCAAATGCAACAACAGAAGTCATTTGGGTTCAGTCTATGCTTAAAGAACTTGGAGTGCCTCAAGCTCAACCTCCCTGTTTATGGCGTGATAACCTTGGTGCCACCTATCTATCTGCCAACCCACTCTTTCATGCCAGGACTAAACATATTGAGATAGACTTTCATTTTGTGAGAGAACGAGTTGCAAATAAACAACTTGATGTTAGATTCATTCCCTCTAAAGACCAGCTTGCAGATGGATTTACAAAGGCATTGTCAACCAGAAGCGTTGAAGAATTCAGGCGTAATCTCAACTTGGCACAATTGTGATTAAGGGGAGTGTTAAACATCGGTTACACACATGTATCACATGTCACGGGTAGTTAGATGAGATCTTTGTTGTTACTTTTTTCATGTATCTCTTGATGTAATCCTCTCTCTCTCCTTGTATCTCTCTGGTGGTTCCAACAACCTTGATGTATGCCTCCTGCGAGAGCTGGCCTCACCTCTATCAATATAAATATATGTGGGCTCCCATGTTATGGGAGTTGAGACGCTTGTACGAAACCTAACAGGAGGGAGTATGTCCGGAGGTGGTATAGTGAGGCGGCGCCAAGAGAGGACCGCGTGACAAGTGACGCGTGAGAACACACACCCATCAAGGAGGTGATGTAGCGTTTCGTTCTCCTACCAAAAAATGTgagttttttcaaaaagaaaattgtCCTAAGAACATCATTTTGTTCACTGCCGAGCAGATGCTCCTTCGTGTCGATTCGAATTCTCCACAGAGTAACCCACAAAACTCCGGTTTAACAAAAGAGAGTAAACTTTATTTAAACAATATATATGTGATAGAGTGACAGGCTGAatcacatttttttaattttttttgcaggaaaactttcaatctattcatcttcaatcatggcagtacaacgaacaccagaaataaaaattacatccagaccCGTAGACCATCTAGCAACgatacaagcactgaagcgagccgaaggcgcgccaccgtcatcgcccctccatcgtcgGAGTCGACACAACTTGCTGTAGTAGACAGACGGGAAATCATCGTGTTAAggcccataggaccagcacccagaacagcaaccgctgccgatgaaaaataacgtagatcggaaggatccaaaccaaAGACACACGaatgtagacgaacaacgacgagatccgagcaaatccaccaaagatagatctgctgaagacacacctccacacgcccaccaacgattctagacgcaccgccggaacggagctaggcggggagacctttattccgtCTTCTGGAAGCCGCCGCCGTGTCGCCTACCTaaacaggacacaaaccctagcaagaTTGAAAAAGccgactaaaaacggagccctcccgccggcctttgccaggatccaccgcgcctccatggcacTAGGGCCATcgaagacgaggcggacctgcgccggcgccggcgagaggcacgaaccctaactttctttctccgaggaagaggaggcgGCTGCTGGCACCCACCAGGTCACTTAATATGCAACTTTGAGTTATATTGAtcttaaaccatattttagcattaAGGTGTTTTTTGACAGTTAAGGTGTTTACATTTGAGGTGTTTTTTGTCATTTCGAGGGAAAGAAACCTCCTCTGCACACTGTTTTTTTGCAGAGGAAATTTCCAAGCTATGGATCCTGTCGTTGCTTGAACTCGTCAGCCGCCTACCTTTCTATCATCGGGGCCGCCGCGCGAACCCGTCACCGCACAGCAGCCATGGCTTCCCagccgccggcggcgccgccgtccgctcccACCTCGATAACCGCTCTCGGCGACGACCTCGTCCGCCAGATCTTCCTCCGCCTCCCCGCCCTCCCGAGCCTCGTCCGGGCCGCCTTCGCCTGCCGCGCTTTCCTCCGCGCCGTCCGCTCGTCCCCGGCCTTCAGCCGCAGCTTCCGCGCGCTCCACGCGCCGCCCCTCCTCGCGCTCTTCCTCGACCCCAACTACGAGGTGCTCCCGGCCTCCCCCTGCCCCTGGCGCCGCTCCgacccggacctcgtcgccgccgATTTCTTCAACACCCGGGTCCCGCGCCACGGCGACGCCCGCACCCCCGGCTGGGAGATCAGTTCCAAGTCTCCTAGCGGCGACGGCTACTTGTGGCTCGTCAGCTGGGGCGGCAGCGCCGAGCGGAGCCGGGCTGCCGCCCACAACCCGCTGACGCAGGCTCTGGATCTCAACATCTATCGGCCGGGGTTACGCTACATCGACATCGACCTTGGGTTCTATACTATCCCCTCCGCATATCGTCAGGGGCCGTCCCGTGTGGTGTGTATCTGTCACCACCGCCAATGGCGGGAGCGTGTCGCTGTCTTCTCGTCGGACACCATGGAGTGGCAAATTCTCCCAGCTAGTACGCTGCTGGGGCTGCGTGAATCTCTCACGGCCGAGATTGGCACGATGACGCATGGACTCATCTGGTGGCAAAACTGGATGTATGACCAAATTGTGGTGCTCGACACGGCGACTTTTCAGTTCTCTCTAATTGATGTGCCGAAGCAATTGGAGACAGAGTGTGATGAATCAACATATAAGCTTGGCGAGACCAAAGATGAGAAGCTCTGCATCGTGGATATAAAGGATGGCGCACTTCTTTCTTGGTTCCTGACATCCGACGATGACATTGCCGTCAGGAGGTGGATAATGTACAAGGAGTTCCCATTGAACCCGATTGTTAAGGAGTTCACCGGGTTCTCGATGGAGGAAGAGGGTTGTAATGCCAGGGTGGAGCTTGTGGAGGTCATCGATGGCTTTGTATACCTGTCTATTTTCTATGTCAAGGACACACAGTCTCGTGAGTTGTACCTATCATTATGCCTGGAAACATCGGAAATGAGCGAGCTCTTTCATGATGCATATCGTGATAATGTGGAGGTCCATCCTTATGTTATGGCATGGCCTCCCTCTTTGTTGCCAAGCAAGGTGAGCCCACGCTTATGTGTGAAGTATCCTTATGCTTTTTTTTGTACATCGTGTGCATTTAATTTACTTGAGCGTTGGACATTATTGTGAAAAGCTTCTGACCAGTTCTTAGCTTAGGTTTAGACACACTAACATGCCTGATTTACATTAATCGTAGTTTGAGAATTCAATTGCAGATTGTTCATTAGTACGAGGATGCAATTTTATAAAATTTTAGCTTGAGCTTTTGTGCCGGTTACATGATAGCACAAGCATATTTTATAGTGCTGCTGTACTGCACATGTTTAAGATTAGATTTTTTGTCCACTAAAAAGCCCTCTACAAATACTTTCTGGTGGAACAATATCACATTTCACCTTCACTGCCTGTGTAAAAGCCTAACTAAATTGGTGCTGTAATCTTGGAAAATACAGTCTTACACAATTTCTGTAGACAAATACTTGAATTCTTATGCATACTAAAATCCCTCTTTGTCACAGGAGGATTCAGAAACTGAAGTTACTGGAGACAGTGTTGCAGATGATGGTCCCGTGGGCACAGAAGAAACTTCCTCTATCCTTGTCACTGCACTGCAGTCACTCAGCCAAACTCTGATGGATGGCAGTGACAGTAACAAAGAATTAGTGGTGGAGTTAGATGACTTCTTGCTTGACAGTACTAATGAAACAGCGATGGAGTTAGCTGCCTTTTTGCGTCCTACTGAGGATGACAAGGACTCTCTTATGAGCAAAATCATTACTTTGGATGCACAATTGATGACCGCAAGAGACCGTATCTTGAGGATAAGTGTGTGACTCTGAGATTGACACACCAAGTACAGAAAGAGAAACCTGATGATGAATTGATGATAAGTTTACAGGGGGCAGATGTCAAGAGCTTGCTACCACTTCTTTGCCGGTTGAAGTATTGTAAGTGATCAtggtgtgtatgtgtgtatatGCGTTTAATCTGATGATACAATCTTTTGTTGAAatgccttggtgcttcaggtttTTGGATGATGTGAAGGGAGTGTATGTGTGCGTATTGTATACTAGTGGCAGACTTAATATTGTATTATTGGCTCAAGCTCCGCTGCTGGATACAACACTAAGTTATACATATCTTACAGGTTTACTTTTGCAAATTTCAAGAAGAGAAAATCTAATGATCGAGTCCATTTAATTTGCGTTGGATGATGAATGATTGCTGATTTGCAGTGCACATCCCATGCTGTTATACAGTTACTTTATCCACTCTAACACTGGTTCATTTGGATTGTAGGGTCATGGTTCATGTTTACTTCGAGATCTGTGTGCAAATATGACTAGCTCTGAATTGGCGCAAGCTCATTGTACCTTCTATTCCTCAAACCACTCAGTCTTGATATGGAATGGACATTCAAACCTTCCTACACATTTCTACATTATGGGCCTGGATGGCTTCTGAGCGGTTGAATGGTGTGCCACTTATATACTCCCTCCgctcggaattacttgtctcggaaatggatgtatctagacgtattttagttctagatacatccattttcgcgacaagtaattccgaacggagggagttaAGCTATGATGGTTTGGTCAGACCACTGCATCCTGATGACAATTACTCAATTATGTCAACTGAACTTGCATGCCACATTCATCATGCCAGGTtgcctaatactccctccgttcccaaatatttgtctttctagagatttcaacaagtgactacatacggaacaaaatgagtgaatctacactctacattatgtctacatacatccgtatgttgtgtccatttgaaatgcctagaaagacaaatatttgggaacggagggagtagttgagtaCCTTGATTACTTTCAAAGTATTAATTCCAGTATTATGCCTCGGTAACGTGGCAGATTTTCAAGCAGCTTAATCTTGAGGTTTTTGTTTGCGTATGCAACTTAAgctataataataataattattatttttctcCCTAGGAAAGAGTTTGTTCTTCCAACTCATCTTAATAATGCATAAATACATAacatgttttggatatttcaatatggactatgtACGGACTGAAAGgaatgaacaaacacactaaaacgtgtctatatacacCTGATTtggaaaaaagttagaacatcttatatttgtgaacggagggggTACCATTGTAACCCCTGAACTAATGTTGCCTGTGATATATAATTTCAATAACCCTGTCAGATCGGATCTCAATTCTACTAGCCTTGTCAGATGCATTTCAATTCTATCAGCTATGTTGTGATTTGTTCTATCATCGAATTATCTGCCTTCTGCAACTTACAAACATACTCACCAGGTCGTATGCGTCGGACTATAGTGCCAGTCTGTTGGGTTTCCATGTCAATAAAAAATAAAGTTAATTTGACAGGGGAAATATTCAAGGAAATGGTATCTCTTATATCCAAGTGTTACTAAAAGAACCCTAGCTTGTTCCTTCTAATTTTACATTTTTCAAGTGCAATCACAACTTTTGCTATCATCTATTTACAGTTACTCTGGTATGGTGATTCGATCGCCAGGATCTTAGCTTCTTTGCAATCTTACGCTTATTTTGGGAACATCCAGCCGTTAAGGTCACCGAGAATTCCTCCAAAGCTGCAGCCTTTGAAAGCAGAAACTTTGCAAGCATCTTTTGGAGTTGCAGCCCTGTGTACATCCCAATGTTGATTCTTCTCAGCTTATCATCCAAGCAGTTGATGGGCGTTGGCCAGAAACCACCATCGGTCACCTGGCTACTATAATCGGCACCATCCTCACCGTCGTTCTCAGGCTCGCTATCTGATTCGGTGTGCATGTCCGTTGGAGTCTTTGCATCCAGAGGAAACAGCGACAGTACCTCCAAGTTCTGGGTGTCACAAAGCAAGATGGCAACTGACTGGATGTCGCGATCGTTGCGTAGGCAACACTGGAGGCCTAACTGCCTAAGATGCTGTAGGCAGGGCACCGCATCTTTGAACAGGCTGCTATAGTAAGCCATTGATGGGCGCAAGGAAAGGTGAAGGTACGCCAGTTTGGTGCACCGTTTGATGAGCTTAGTGGCCGGAGCAAATTCTGTTGGTTCCTTTCCGGAGAGGCCTTCACAAATTTCAACTGTCAGCGCCGTGACTCCGGCATGGTTTGCGAGCTTGAAGAGCGACTTGCGTGGAAGGCCGCCTTTATAGTGCAGTGACCGGATGCATGAGCTGCTCAGCTTGATGCGCCTGGCATGGTGGCAGCAGATCATGGTGAAACTCCGCAGGTGGGGGCTGATCACCGTGATTTTCCTGAGACTTGGGCACTCCTGCAGGGTCAGGTCAGCGAGGCGTGGGCAGCTCGAAAGCAGCTGCTGCAACATCCCTTCTGGGCACATGATCCTCGCAAGGCAGAGCATCTCCAGCGACTCCATGGACACTCTTCCTGGCAGATCGAGCGTCCAGTTTGTCAGGCGCAGGCGGCGGAGAGTGGGGCACCCAAAGAGGTGGTGCTGCGTCCTGACGTACCTTCCCCTATCATAGCTATCGAAGTCCGCCGAGCCCGACGAGGTAAAGGGGCAGAGGCGGTGGTCGGAGGAAAACCAGTATATGAGCTTGACGTTGATCTCTTCGACGCAAGAGGAGACTGCGGAGACGATCCACTGATCGAGCAGGTCGCGCGGTGGGTTGGAGATGCTGAGGCGGAAGGTGCGGATGGGCGTCCCCGGGCCCTTGCAGAGGATCGCGCCCGTCACCTGCTGGTCGAAGCAGACCCGGACCTCGTTCCACCTGCCGCCCTTGGGATCGACGAGGTCCACGACGGGTACCCCGGCGTAGACGTCGCGCCATCGCCGGGAGAGGACGCTTGTGCGCACGGCCTCGTCGGACCGGAGGTGGGAGAGGATGCGCTCGAGCATCTCGTCGGGGAGAGCGCTCAGCCGGTCCGCCCGCCTGCGCCTCTTCATCTTCGTTGATCAGACGCGGCCGGCCGCCCCTGTGGTTATTGACGAGGAGTATAGGTATGGTTCCGTTTTGATCTTTCTTTTTTCATTTGTGTTTTGATCTCTTACCGACCTTTCTCGACTTGTACTCCAAGTCAGCAACACGCCTGGGGGATAACTAAACCTTTACCCTTAAATTGGTAGCCACCCATTGAACGTTTGCAGGACCTCAACCTATACAGCACGAGCACAGGTAGATTAGATAGCGACATGGCTTCACGGAAGGAGCAGAAGAAGTCTTCGTCGAGGAGGCA is a window encoding:
- the LOC123046948 gene encoding uncharacterized protein, with protein sequence MASQPPAAPPSAPTSITALGDDLVRQIFLRLPALPSLVRAAFACRAFLRAVRSSPAFSRSFRALHAPPLLALFLDPNYEVLPASPCPWRRSDPDLVAADFFNTRVPRHGDARTPGWEISSKSPSGDGYLWLVSWGGSAERSRAAAHNPLTQALDLNIYRPGLRYIDIDLGFYTIPSAYRQGPSRVVCICHHRQWRERVAVFSSDTMEWQILPASTLLGLRESLTAEIGTMTHGLIWWQNWMYDQIVVLDTATFQFSLIDVPKQLETECDESTYKLGETKDEKLCIVDIKDGALLSWFLTSDDDIAVRRWIMYKEFPLNPIVKEFTGFSMEEEGCNARVELVEVIDGFVYLSIFYVKDTQSRELYLSLCLETSEMSELFHDAYRDNVEVHPYVMAWPPSLLPSKEDSETEVTGDSVADDGPVGTEETSSILVTALQSLSQTLMDGSDSNKELVVELDDFLLDSTNETAMELAAFLRPTEDDKDSLMSKIITLDAQLMTARDRILRISV